A genomic segment from Drosophila miranda strain MSH22 chromosome 3, D.miranda_PacBio2.1, whole genome shotgun sequence encodes:
- the LOC117188233 gene encoding inactive serine protease scarface-like isoform X1, with amino-acid sequence MFRFREQFAAVLSMAMLALALARADYQGNMFLNGQYKNGVKEHQETHFSVNAASNVFLNHAIISRQASPFQGPTYLPPKEFLKCASGQQCVRQGQCQNGYYTQQLPKIQNCEPDSNVCCTYRAPPTTTTTTTTTTTTTTPQPFATCPRDSDCVAPEDCRNGEISSINYVKKQGPNRCYAPEVCCRMPSTTLTEDGYIFNLPDKTFPLPTNPTVPAVRTTQPALRPLPTTRPTNEYLPPQTTRRPVYQQPPQTTRRPVYQPPPTTIRPQTQPTQPAYRPQPTQPQSTRRPTNEYLPPVSVNEIPHRENPRYEPDRVPEPSNEKPVYRGEDQLSPQIFPTPQTVNVPKYFAKCASALVCTDENYCNAIGVLSETPVELSPMEAAFRVPLTDCLQAESGAPGKCCRDPNYVDPWPVNLAGVCATRNKRTKPTGIKDLDANFAEIPWQAMILRESSKTLLCGGAIIGDEFVLTTASCVNGLPVNDIRIKAGEWELGSTNEPLPFQLTGAKSIDVHPSYASSSTANDLAIIRLDKRLEFATHIQPICISDADPQASEQCVTSGWGKQALSIHEEGAIMHVTDTSSQGRSECAADATSVCSATKFDACQFDLGSALACGSGSSIRLKGIFSAENSCGEGQTVRFAKPDIKWINTAFADRNKPLLLKRF; translated from the exons ATGTTCCGATTTCGAGAACAGTTCGCAGCCGTCCTTTCCATGGCGATGCTGGCGCTGGCTCTGGCCCGTGCCGACTACCAGGGCAACATGTTTCTCAACGGGCAGTACAAGAACGGCGTTAAGGAGCACCAGGAGACCCATTTCTCCGTGAACGCCGCATCGAACGTCTTCCTGAATCACGCCATCATCAGCCGCCAAGCCTCGCCCTTCCAGGGCCCCACATACCTGCCGCCAAAGGAGTTCCTGAAGTGCGCCTCAGGCCAGCAATGTGTGCGTCAGGGTCAATGTCAAAACGGATACTACACACAGCAACTGCCCAAGATCCAG AACTGCGAGCCGGACTCGAACGTTTGCTGCACCTACCGCGCACcacccaccaccaccaccaccaccaccaccaccacaacGACTACCACACCTCAGCCGTTCGCGACCTGTCCACGCGACTCGGATTGTGTAGCACCAGAGGACTGCCGCAACGGAGAGATCAGCTCCATCAACTATGTGAAGAAGCAAGGG CCCAACCGTTGCTACGCTCCCGAGGTGTGCTGCCGGATGCCCTCTACAACGCTAACCGAAGACGGATACATATTTAACCTGCCTGACAAGACGTTCCCGCTGCCCACCAATCCCACGGTGCCCGCCGTCCGCACAACGCAGCCTGCCCTACGTCCACTGCCCACCACTCGTCCCACTAACGAGTACCTGCCACCACAGACGACTCGTCGGCCGGTGTACCAACAACCCCCCCAGACAACACGGCGTCCCGTCTATCAGCCGCCACCCACTACCATCCGCCCGCAAACCCAGCCCACGCAGCCCGCTTACCGACCACAGCCGACACAGCCGCAATCGACCCGTCGCCCCACCAACGAGTATTTGCCTCCCGTATCGGTGAATGAGATTCCTCACCGCGAGAATCCACGTTACGAGCCGGACCGTGTTCCGGAACCATCTAATGAGAAGCCTGTGTACCGCGGCGAGGATCAGCTGTCGCCGCAGATCTTCCCAACGCCACAGACCGTAAATGTACCAAAATACTTTGCCAAGTGCGCCTCTGCCTTGGTCTGTACGGACGAAAACTACTGCAATGCCATCGGTGTGCTCTCCGAAACGCCCGTCGAGCTATCTCCCATGGAAGCGGCCTTCCGAGTGCCCCTCACCGACTGCTTGCAGGCCGAGAGCGGAGCACCTGGAAAATGTTGCCGCGATCCGAACTACGTAGACCCGTGGCCAGTCAACTTGGCCGGCGTGTGCGCCACCAGAAATAAGCG CACTAAGCCCACTGGCATTAAGGACCTGGATGCTAACTTTGCCGAGATCCCATGGCAGGCAATGATTCTGCGGGAGTCTAGCAAAACGCTGCTTTGTGGCGGTGCCATCATTGGGGACGAGTTCGTCctgaccaccgccagctgCGTCAACGG GCTGCCAGTTAACGACATCCGCATTAAGGCCGGAGAATGGGAGCTGGGAAGCACAAACGAGCCACTGCCCTTCCAGCTGACCGGGGCCAAGTCGATTGACGTCCATCCCTCATATGCCTCCTCGAGCACTGCTAACGACCTGGCCATTATTCGACTGGATAAACGCCTGGAGTTCGCCACCCACATCCAGCCAATCTGCATCAGCGACGCGGATCCCCAGGCCTCGGAACAGTGCGTGACCTCCGGCTGGGGCAAGCAGGCATTGTCAA TTCACGAGGAAGGCGCAATCATGCACGTTACTGACACATCGTCGCAGGGACGCAGTGAGTGCGCAGCGGACGCCACCAGCGTATGCAGCGCCACGAAGTTTGATGCATGCCAATTCGATCTGGGGAGCGCGCTCGCCTGCGGCAGCGGGTCGAGTATCCGCCTCAAGGGCATTTTCAGCGCCGAGAACTCCTGCGGGGAGGGACAGACGGTGCGCTTTGCCAAGCCCGATATCAAGTGGATTAACACGGCGTTTGCCGACAGGAACAAGCCGCTGCTCCTGAAACGCTTCTAA
- the LOC117188233 gene encoding inactive serine protease scarface-like isoform X2 translates to MPSTTLTEDGYIFNLPDKTFPLPTNPTVPAVRTTQPALRPLPTTRPTNEYLPPQTTRRPVYQQPPQTTRRPVYQPPPTTIRPQTQPTQPAYRPQPTQPQSTRRPTNEYLPPVSVNEIPHRENPRYEPDRVPEPSNEKPVYRGEDQLSPQIFPTPQTVNVPKYFAKCASALVCTDENYCNAIGVLSETPVELSPMEAAFRVPLTDCLQAESGAPGKCCRDPNYVDPWPVNLAGVCATRNKRTKPTGIKDLDANFAEIPWQAMILRESSKTLLCGGAIIGDEFVLTTASCVNGLPVNDIRIKAGEWELGSTNEPLPFQLTGAKSIDVHPSYASSSTANDLAIIRLDKRLEFATHIQPICISDADPQASEQCVTSGWGKQALSIHEEGAIMHVTDTSSQGRSECAADATSVCSATKFDACQFDLGSALACGSGSSIRLKGIFSAENSCGEGQTVRFAKPDIKWINTAFADRNKPLLLKRF, encoded by the exons ATGCCCTCTACAACGCTAACCGAAGACGGATACATATTTAACCTGCCTGACAAGACGTTCCCGCTGCCCACCAATCCCACGGTGCCCGCCGTCCGCACAACGCAGCCTGCCCTACGTCCACTGCCCACCACTCGTCCCACTAACGAGTACCTGCCACCACAGACGACTCGTCGGCCGGTGTACCAACAACCCCCCCAGACAACACGGCGTCCCGTCTATCAGCCGCCACCCACTACCATCCGCCCGCAAACCCAGCCCACGCAGCCCGCTTACCGACCACAGCCGACACAGCCGCAATCGACCCGTCGCCCCACCAACGAGTATTTGCCTCCCGTATCGGTGAATGAGATTCCTCACCGCGAGAATCCACGTTACGAGCCGGACCGTGTTCCGGAACCATCTAATGAGAAGCCTGTGTACCGCGGCGAGGATCAGCTGTCGCCGCAGATCTTCCCAACGCCACAGACCGTAAATGTACCAAAATACTTTGCCAAGTGCGCCTCTGCCTTGGTCTGTACGGACGAAAACTACTGCAATGCCATCGGTGTGCTCTCCGAAACGCCCGTCGAGCTATCTCCCATGGAAGCGGCCTTCCGAGTGCCCCTCACCGACTGCTTGCAGGCCGAGAGCGGAGCACCTGGAAAATGTTGCCGCGATCCGAACTACGTAGACCCGTGGCCAGTCAACTTGGCCGGCGTGTGCGCCACCAGAAATAAGCG CACTAAGCCCACTGGCATTAAGGACCTGGATGCTAACTTTGCCGAGATCCCATGGCAGGCAATGATTCTGCGGGAGTCTAGCAAAACGCTGCTTTGTGGCGGTGCCATCATTGGGGACGAGTTCGTCctgaccaccgccagctgCGTCAACGG GCTGCCAGTTAACGACATCCGCATTAAGGCCGGAGAATGGGAGCTGGGAAGCACAAACGAGCCACTGCCCTTCCAGCTGACCGGGGCCAAGTCGATTGACGTCCATCCCTCATATGCCTCCTCGAGCACTGCTAACGACCTGGCCATTATTCGACTGGATAAACGCCTGGAGTTCGCCACCCACATCCAGCCAATCTGCATCAGCGACGCGGATCCCCAGGCCTCGGAACAGTGCGTGACCTCCGGCTGGGGCAAGCAGGCATTGTCAA TTCACGAGGAAGGCGCAATCATGCACGTTACTGACACATCGTCGCAGGGACGCAGTGAGTGCGCAGCGGACGCCACCAGCGTATGCAGCGCCACGAAGTTTGATGCATGCCAATTCGATCTGGGGAGCGCGCTCGCCTGCGGCAGCGGGTCGAGTATCCGCCTCAAGGGCATTTTCAGCGCCGAGAACTCCTGCGGGGAGGGACAGACGGTGCGCTTTGCCAAGCCCGATATCAAGTGGATTAACACGGCGTTTGCCGACAGGAACAAGCCGCTGCTCCTGAAACGCTTCTAA